One Lactobacillus sp. CBA3606 DNA segment encodes these proteins:
- a CDS encoding iron-sulfur cluster repair di-iron protein, ric, which translates to MTTVKIYLDCHYDKLDFYTHAITNAHGQNHPEVFAVREQYLKLRADATANHRLDANFTELRRTTHNYAIPSDVCPVFKATYLMLSQADHLNASA; encoded by the coding sequence ATGACAACCGTTAAAATCTATTTAGATTGTCACTATGACAAATTAGACTTTTATACCCACGCAATCACAAATGCCCATGGTCAAAATCACCCTGAAGTTTTTGCTGTGCGTGAACAATATCTGAAATTACGTGCGGATGCCACAGCCAATCACCGCTTAGACGCTAACTTCACTGAATTGCGCCGAACAACCCATAATTACGCCATTCCAAGCGATGTTTGCCCCGTGTTTAAGGCAACCTATCTGATGTTGTCCCAAGCTGATCATCTCAATGCTTCAGCCTAA